The genome window TCTCGAACCTCGACGCAAAACTGCGCGTGCAAATGCGCGCCGAGATCAGCAAGCTCCACCAGCGTTTGCAGACCACCTTTATTTACGTTACCCACGACCAGACCGAAGCCATGACCATGGCTTCACGCATCGCCGTGATAAACAAAGGCATAATGCAGCAGTTGGATACCCCGCAGAACCTGTATGACCAGCCGAATAACCTGTTTGTGGCGGGATTCATAGGCTCGCCCGCCATGAACTTCTTCCCCGCAAAATTGTCAGTGGGTGGCGGCAAGATAACGGTGGACACCGGCGATTTTCAGGTCCAAATCCCGGAGGCTCTCGCTGCGCCTTATAAAGGCATGGACGGCAGAAATGTTGTCTTTGGAATCCGCCCGGAAAACATTCACGATCCTGATTTTGCACCGCCGAATATCCACGGCGAAAGAGTCGCCACAAAGGTCGATGTGACCGAGTTGATGGGCAATGAAACCCTGCTCTATCTGGTCAGCGGAAAGAATACCTATGTGGGCCGCGTCGACCCGCGCTCGAAGATGCGCGTCGGTGATGACATGCAGGTGATCTTCGATATGGACAAGCTCCATATCTTCGACGCAAGTACGGAAGATGCAATCCGATAATCATTTTGAAAGGAGGTGGTTGTTACATAATCTCAAGCCAATCCCCTTGCCCACTTCCAAATTAAACCGTTTTCAATAATTTCCAAGGAGTAGAAAGAGAATGAAAAAGAATTTGCTCGTTTTGTTAAGCACGCTGATCATCGTATCGCTGGCGCTCTCCGCCTGCGGCGGCGGTGGCGCCCCCGCTTCCGGCGTAACGGAAGTCACCTTCTGGCACGCCTACGGCACCGGCTCCGCAGAGGAAGTCGTGCTGGCGAAGATACTTGAACAAGCCGCCACGGACCTGCCACAGTACAAGATCAACGTCCTGCAGGTTCCCTTCAATGACATCTTCAACAAGTACAACACCGATGTTGCCGCGGGCGGCGGTCCTGACATGTTCATTGCCCCCAACGATGAACTCGGCAACCTGGCGCGCACCGGCACCATCCTCGATATTACCTCCCTCGTGGAAGGCAAGCTCGGCGATTACAGCGAACTCTCCCAGGGCGGCATGATGTACGACGGCAAGATGTACGGCGTCCCCGAATCCCTGAAGGCTGTCGCCTTATGGTACAACAAGGAATTGCTGCCCACTCCTCCCGCCACGACCGACGAACTCAAGGCTCTGATGGAAAGCGGCACGCCTGTTTCGATCAGCTACGGCTGCTACCACCACTGGGGCTTCTACGGCTCCTTCGGCGCCCAGGTCTTTGATGACAGTTTCAACTTCGTCACCAGTGCTGACAACCAGGCCAAGATGACGGATTCCATCTCCTACCTGAATGACCTGTATGCGATCTCCGTGGCGAACAACTGGCCCAAGAACGACAGCGATGGTCTCGCTCCCTTCACCGAGGGCACCACGGTTGCCATCACGAACGGTAACTGGGCAATGGGCGACTACCGCAATGCGCTTGGCGACAACCTCGGCGTTGCTCCGATCCCCTCCGGACCCGGTGGAGCCTCCAACCCGCTCCTTGGCGTTGACGGCTTCTACTTCAACCCGAACACTGAGAACGCTGAAGCATCCATCGAAGTGGCGCTCTACCTAACCAATGCCGCCAACCAGACCCTGATGATGAACGAAGCGGGTCACGTTCCTGCCAACATCACTGTTGAAGTGACCGATCCGCTCATCCAGGACTTGCTTGATGCCTTTGCCACATCCTACTTCCGCCCGCAGGTGGAAGCGCTCGGAAACTACTGGGGCAACTTCTGCGGCACCGACCAGGTCTTTGAAGCCGGTGTTGCTCCTGCCGAATGGGTTGCCGGCGCATACGAAAGCGCAACCAAGTAAGTTTGCAATACCTGCAAGAAATAGGAGCGGACAAGGAGCCCTTGTCCGCTCCGACTTAAAACGGCTCATCCGTATCTGGAGAGAAATATGGCGACTGCAAAACCAGAAACCAGACGACGTAGCGGGAACCAGCGGGCGCTCCTGCCATATCTATATCTTCTACCCGCCTTCCTGATCATGGGGGTGATCACGTTTTACCCGCTTATCTACCAGTTCATCATTTCATTCACGAACTTCGATACCACTCACCTGCTTCTCGGGCTGAAGTCCCCTGAGTTAAGGTTCATCGGCTTCAAGAACTATGTGGACATCCTGACCGGCGCTTTACCGGTGGAGAATTTCAATTTCTTCCGTGTATTGCTCTTCAATTTCTGGTGGGCGATCAGTAATGTCGTTCTACACGTCCCCACCGGCGTCTTGATCGCTGTCCTACTCAATACCGAAGGTTTATGGATGAAGCGCATCTATCGCGCCATCTACATCCTGCCCATCGTCGTCCCTCCGCTGGTCGTGGCCACCATCTGGCGCAAC of Anaerolineales bacterium contains these proteins:
- the ugpC gene encoding sn-glycerol-3-phosphate ABC transporter ATP-binding protein UgpC; translated protein: MASVTYKDVVKRFGDVEVIKNLNFEVADKEFLVLVGPSGCGKTTALRLLAGLEEISDGEILIGDRVVNDVAPKDRDIAMVFQSYALYPHLSVYDNMAFGLKLRKTPKDEIKRRVDEAADILGIHDLLQRKPRQLSGGQRQRVAVGRAIVREPKVFLFDEPLSNLDAKLRVQMRAEISKLHQRLQTTFIYVTHDQTEAMTMASRIAVINKGIMQQLDTPQNLYDQPNNLFVAGFIGSPAMNFFPAKLSVGGGKITVDTGDFQVQIPEALAAPYKGMDGRNVVFGIRPENIHDPDFAPPNIHGERVATKVDVTELMGNETLLYLVSGKNTYVGRVDPRSKMRVGDDMQVIFDMDKLHIFDASTEDAIR
- a CDS encoding extracellular solute-binding protein, translating into MKKNLLVLLSTLIIVSLALSACGGGGAPASGVTEVTFWHAYGTGSAEEVVLAKILEQAATDLPQYKINVLQVPFNDIFNKYNTDVAAGGGPDMFIAPNDELGNLARTGTILDITSLVEGKLGDYSELSQGGMMYDGKMYGVPESLKAVALWYNKELLPTPPATTDELKALMESGTPVSISYGCYHHWGFYGSFGAQVFDDSFNFVTSADNQAKMTDSISYLNDLYAISVANNWPKNDSDGLAPFTEGTTVAITNGNWAMGDYRNALGDNLGVAPIPSGPGGASNPLLGVDGFYFNPNTENAEASIEVALYLTNAANQTLMMNEAGHVPANITVEVTDPLIQDLLDAFATSYFRPQVEALGNYWGNFCGTDQVFEAGVAPAEWVAGAYESATK